From Podospora bellae-mahoneyi strain CBS 112042 chromosome 3, whole genome shotgun sequence, the proteins below share one genomic window:
- a CDS encoding hypothetical protein (SMCOG1106:major facilitator transporter; antiSMASH:Cluster_1; COG:G; EggNog:ENOG503NU7U), whose translation MPSSSRTNNISATAAENMTSLSAVIVRPDPDAGLSESERAAVDRKLVRRLDLVLLPWLCFLYLLAFLDRTNIGNAKIDNMTNDIIMSNLGYSATLMIFFVAYSAFEPVANVLLKRMRPSIFLPLIMVGWGGCMTAMGLVKNWSGLMTARFFLGVFESGLFPGVNYFISCWYRRDEVALRAALFFSFAALAGSFGGLLAAAISTMDGIGGFAGWRWIFILEGALTIVVAIASFWMVQDFPDTAEFLSEADQERVLRRLDRDKQSSAHHENFKMLYVWQALKDTKTYLAMVVYMGPMMPLYSLSLFLPTIISNLSFTDPSQIIKNQLLSVPPYAVAALVTIVVSVFSDRHRKRGIYNMGLACVGIFGFILLVASSNPIVQYLGAFFGAVGIYASIPLTIAWVANNTEGSYKRGIVLGLVIGWGNLNGLVSCNLWFGAPRFLAGHITVIAYMALFLGGGSYILCRYLYFQNLDRKQGLLDHRLTGLTKAEIGDLGDVNPEFLYTL comes from the exons ATGCCATCAAGCTCTCGTACGAATAATATatcagccacagcagcagaaaaCATGACCTCACTATCTGCTGTCATTGTTCGACCGGACCCAGATGCCGGACTGTCCGAATCCGAAAGAGCTGCCGTG GACCGCAAATTGGTCCGTCGCCTagacctcgtcctcctgcCGTGGCTCTGTTTCCTCTACCTTCTTGCCTTTTTGGACCGCACCAACATTGGAAATGCCAAGATTGACAACATGACGAACGATATTATCATGTCTAACCTCGGTTACAGTGCTACATTGATGATCTTTTTTGTGGCATACTCGGCTTTCGAGCCCGTTGCAAATGTTCTGCTCAAGCGGATGCGTCCCTCAATATTCTTGCCCCTGATCAT GGTCGGCTGGGGTGGTTGCATGACCGCCATGGGCCTTGTGAAGAACTGGAGCGGGCTCATGACAGCTCGATTCTTCTTGGGCGTTTTTGAGTCAGGGTTGTTTCCCGGTGTCAATTACTTCATCTCCTGTTGGTATCGGCGGGATGAGGTTGCTCTACGTGCT gcgcttttcttttcattcgccgccctcgccgggTCGTTTGGCGGTCTCCTCGCGGCGGCGATTTCAACAATGGACGGTATCGGCGGCTTCGCTGGCTGGCGCTGGATCTTCATCCTCGAAGGCGCCCTCACCATTGTTGTTGCCATCGCCTCATTTTGGATGGTGCAGGACTTTCCTGACACGGCAGAGTTTCTCTCGGAAGCCGATCAAGAGCGCGTCCTCCGCAGGCTGGACCGGGACAAGCAGAGCTCGGCCCATCATGAAAACTTCAAGATGCTCTACGTTTGGCAAGCCCTCAAGGACACGAAGACCTACCTTGCTATGGTGGTGTACATGGGCCCCATGATGCCGCTTTATAGTCTCAGTCTGTTCCTCCCTACGATTATCTCGAACCTATCATTTACCGACCCTTCCCAGATCATCAAGAACCAGCTGCTCAGCGTCCCACCTTATGCTGTTGCAGCTTTGGTGACTATTGTGGTCAGCGTGTTCAGCGATAGACACCGCAAACGCGGTATTTACAACATGGGCCTCGCCTGCGTTGGCATCTTtggcttcatcctcctcgttgcCTCCTCCAATCCAATTGTTCAGTACCTGGGGGCATTTTTTGGCGCTGTCGGCATCTATGCTAGCATACCACTCACCATTGCGTGGGTGGCCAACAACACGGAGGGATCCTACAAACGCGGCATTGTTTTGGGATTGGTGATCGGGTGGGGTAACCTCAACGGACTTGTATCTTGTAATCTGTGGTTCGGTGCTCCACGTTTCCTTGCCGGCCACATTACCGTGATCGCGTATATGGCACTGTTtctgggtggtggaagctACATACTCTGCCGGTATTTGTACTTCCAGAATCTCGACCGAAAGCAGGGACTCCTTGATCATCGCCTGACGGGTTTGACGAAGGCGGAGATTGGGGATTTGGGTGATGTCAACCCAGAGTTCCTGTACACCTTGTAG